The window ATGTTGCCTGTGCCTTAGTGAAACTAGGCACCCCTGCGGGCTTTATCGGTTGTGTGGGGCAAGATAAAGCCGGAGACGATTTAGTTCAGCTATTGCAGGACGTTGGGGTGGATAGCACCGGCCTTCAGCGCCATCCAACGGCACCCACGCGACAAGTTTACGTCGTGCGTTCTGAGCAGGGAGAGCGCGAGTTTGCCGGGTTTGGCGAACTGGATACCTCGAAATTTGCCGACGCCTTCCTCCAATCATCCAAGTTACCGGAGTCCTTATTTGAAGCCGCTGATTTTTTAGTGTTAGGAACGTTGGAGTTAGCTTATCCTCAAACACGAGAAGCGATTCAAAAAGCCCTACACTTTGCAGAACTGTATGATGTCAAAGTATTAGTGGATATCAACTGGCGTCCCATGTTCTGGCCCGACCCTAGCGAGGCTAAGCCACTGGTTCAGGAGATGTTGCACAAAGTCGATTTTCTCAAGATTGCCAAGGAAGAAGCGGAGTTATTCTTTGATACTACAGATGCGGGTGCGATTACCCATCGTCTTGGTTCAGTCGAAGGCGTTTTAGTCACGGATGGAGATAAAGGCTGTGCCTACTGCTTAAGTGACCATGAAGATAATATTCCAGCTTTTTCCATGGCTGCCAAGGATACAACGGGTGCTGGAGATAGTTTTGTCGCCGGGTTTGTTCATCAGTTGTGTCAACATGGGCTGAAGAGCCTTGTTGATGCTGAATCAGCGAAGAATGTTGTGAAATATGCTAGTGCAGTAGGGGCACTGACGACCTTGAAACCGGGTGCGATCGCGGCTCAACCTACAGCGCAAGAGGTAGAAGCATTTCTCAAAAAACAGTAAAACGTTGTCTTTAGTCAGGTGAAATTTTACCTGGCTATGTTGAAAATCAGTCGATAAATCAACAGTTGAAACCCGTCCTAAGACAGCATTTTGTTAGGCGGGTTTTGTATATTTTAATTTGGAATTAATATGACTACTGACCAACTCCTGCGAAATATAATTGCCAATAAAATTACCACTGAACCCAACCAGCGAATTACCTTTGCGGATTACATGGACTTGGCACTTTATCACCCAGAACAGGGTTATTACGCAACAGGTGCCGTCAATATTGGCTCAGAGGGTGACTTTTTTACCTCACCTCACTTAAGTAGAGATTTTGGGGAGTTATTGGCTGAGCAGTTTGCCCAAATGTGGGATATTTTAGGGCACCCAATGCCTTTTACCTTAATGGAAATGGGAGCAGGTCAAGGGTTGTTGGCGGCAGATGTCTTGTATTACCTGCATCGGCATTACCCAGATTGTTTTAAGGCGTTAGAGTACATCATTATTGAAAAAGCAGCAGGACTAATTTATCAGCAACAACAACAGCTACATCGGTTAAAAATAGGGGATAAAGCGTTACCTTTACAATGGTGTTCGTTAGAAGAAATACCCGAAAATTCAATTACAGGTTGCTGTTTCTCCAATGAGCTAATCGATGCCTTTCCTGTGCATCAGGTTGTAATTGAAGGGGGGCAAATCAAGGAAATTTATCTAACAACAGCGAATACGGGTACTGATAGCTTAGCCTTAGATTCGCAAGCCTCATCTAAGATTAACTTTATTG of the Allocoleopsis franciscana PCC 7113 genome contains:
- a CDS encoding class I SAM-dependent methyltransferase, with translation MTTDQLLRNIIANKITTEPNQRITFADYMDLALYHPEQGYYATGAVNIGSEGDFFTSPHLSRDFGELLAEQFAQMWDILGHPMPFTLMEMGAGQGLLAADVLYYLHRHYPDCFKALEYIIIEKAAGLIYQQQQQLHRLKIGDKALPLQWCSLEEIPENSITGCCFSNELIDAFPVHQVVIEGGQIKEIYLTTANTGTDSLALDSQASSKINFIEVTDSLSTSRITEYFEFIGIDLLSDAYPEGYRTEVNFAALDWLNTVANRLKRGFLLTIDYGYSADRYYQPARHQGTLQCYYQHQHHDNPYLYIGQQDITAHVNFTALEYQGELCGLRKVGFTQQGLFLMALGLGDRIGALSARDSDRGNAIAKGQDVMKLMQRRQILHQLMDPMGLGGFGVLLQSKGLTQQEEQVSLKGLTVPPMF
- a CDS encoding carbohydrate kinase family protein, producing the protein MYAAVTNPRVLCLGEILFDLLADQLGRSLENVESWTPYPGGAPANVACALVKLGTPAGFIGCVGQDKAGDDLVQLLQDVGVDSTGLQRHPTAPTRQVYVVRSEQGEREFAGFGELDTSKFADAFLQSSKLPESLFEAADFLVLGTLELAYPQTREAIQKALHFAELYDVKVLVDINWRPMFWPDPSEAKPLVQEMLHKVDFLKIAKEEAELFFDTTDAGAITHRLGSVEGVLVTDGDKGCAYCLSDHEDNIPAFSMAAKDTTGAGDSFVAGFVHQLCQHGLKSLVDAESAKNVVKYASAVGALTTLKPGAIAAQPTAQEVEAFLKKQ